One segment of Terriglobales bacterium DNA contains the following:
- a CDS encoding dipeptidase, which yields MASTAVSFARENQKRFLEELKDLLRIPSISTLEEHKSDIRRASEFVAAELKRIGFENVEIIPTQGHPLIYADWLHASGKPTALVYAHYDVQPPDPVDEWTTPPFEPTERNQNVYARGAVDDKGQLWMQVKAFESLFKSGGGKLPINVRVIFEGEEEVGGESIADFIRKHGDRLKADFALVCDTELFAPELPTLCVGLRGLVYTEVEAVGAMTDLHSGMYGGAAPNPLEALSRIISRLKDDSGRILIPGFYDAVKEPSADELKAWKALPFDEEHYRKTEVGSHVLTGEPDYPVLYRTWARPTLEVHGMPGGFVAPGAKTVIPAKASAKISMRLVPDQDPDDILKKYTAFVQSLTPRGIKMNIKVHSKGPAIVVGTDNRYIKAATEALHDVFKKDTVYIRSGGSIPIVADFENVLKIPSVMMGMGLPDDNLHAPNEKFHIPNFYRGIEAIITFLQRVGGTSAEKSDGRGRK from the coding sequence ATGGCTTCGACTGCGGTCAGCTTCGCCCGCGAAAACCAGAAGCGGTTTTTGGAGGAGCTGAAAGACCTGCTGCGTATTCCCAGCATCAGCACGCTGGAGGAACACAAGAGCGACATTCGCCGGGCATCGGAGTTTGTCGCTGCGGAACTCAAGCGCATTGGATTCGAGAACGTCGAAATCATTCCCACTCAAGGCCATCCCCTGATCTATGCCGACTGGTTGCACGCCAGCGGCAAGCCTACGGCATTGGTTTACGCGCACTATGATGTCCAGCCACCCGATCCGGTGGACGAATGGACCACTCCACCCTTCGAACCCACCGAGCGCAACCAGAACGTCTACGCGCGTGGCGCTGTGGACGACAAGGGTCAGCTCTGGATGCAGGTGAAGGCCTTCGAATCGCTGTTCAAGTCGGGCGGAGGCAAGCTACCGATCAATGTGCGCGTGATCTTCGAGGGCGAAGAAGAGGTGGGCGGAGAATCGATTGCCGACTTCATCCGCAAGCATGGCGATCGCCTGAAGGCCGATTTCGCTCTGGTCTGCGATACCGAGTTGTTCGCCCCGGAGTTGCCCACGCTCTGCGTCGGCTTGCGCGGGCTGGTGTACACGGAAGTGGAAGCGGTCGGCGCCATGACCGATCTGCACTCCGGGATGTACGGCGGAGCTGCACCGAATCCCCTGGAGGCTCTGTCGCGAATCATCTCGCGGCTAAAAGATGATTCCGGACGCATTTTGATTCCCGGCTTCTACGACGCAGTGAAAGAGCCCTCCGCGGACGAGCTGAAAGCCTGGAAGGCGCTCCCTTTCGACGAAGAACACTATCGTAAGACCGAGGTTGGCTCTCACGTGTTGACGGGGGAGCCCGATTATCCGGTCCTCTATCGCACTTGGGCCCGTCCCACGCTGGAGGTGCACGGGATGCCTGGCGGATTCGTGGCTCCCGGCGCGAAGACGGTAATTCCCGCCAAGGCATCGGCCAAGATTTCCATGCGCCTGGTGCCGGATCAGGATCCCGACGACATTCTCAAGAAATACACCGCCTTCGTGCAGTCGCTCACCCCACGCGGGATCAAGATGAACATCAAGGTACACAGCAAAGGGCCGGCCATCGTAGTAGGAACCGACAATCGCTATATCAAGGCGGCTACCGAAGCGCTGCATGATGTCTTCAAGAAAGACACCGTGTACATCCGCTCGGGAGGCTCGATTCCGATCGTGGCCGACTTCGAGAACGTCCTCAAGATTCCCAGTGTGATGATGGGCATGGGTCTGCCTGACGACAATCTTCATGCCCCTAACGAGAAGTTCCACATACCCAACTTCTATCGCGGCATCGAGGCGATCATCACTTTCTTGCAGCGGGTCGGAGGAACGTCTGCGGAGAAGTCGGACGGGCGAGGCCGCAAGTAG
- a CDS encoding tetratricopeptide repeat protein, whose product MACSTNNSTQLSESDMVPKDNSLPFFRQVAGEMLDAETARQIAEQRAALQRNPDWAEGYYHLAQLLRVQHQPLEAKKNLLTALEKQPLLADAHLALGEIYLAEGDLERARQQARIAAELGKPRLLEQLQRHGIR is encoded by the coding sequence ATGGCCTGCTCCACCAATAACTCAACCCAGCTAAGCGAGTCGGATATGGTCCCCAAGGACAATTCCCTCCCCTTCTTCCGCCAGGTAGCCGGCGAAATGCTGGATGCGGAAACCGCGCGCCAGATTGCCGAGCAGCGCGCCGCCTTGCAAAGGAATCCCGATTGGGCTGAGGGCTACTATCATTTGGCGCAGCTACTGCGCGTGCAGCATCAGCCGCTGGAAGCAAAGAAGAACCTTCTAACGGCGCTGGAGAAGCAGCCGCTGCTGGCCGACGCCCACCTTGCTCTAGGCGAGATCTACCTAGCCGAGGGCGACCTCGAGCGGGCGCGGCAGCAGGCCAGAATCGCGGCGGAACTTGGAAAACCCCGACTGCTGGAGCAACTGCAGCGGCACGGCATCAGATAA
- the thiO gene encoding glycine oxidase ThiO — protein MKAWDVIVVGGGVIGLATSLSLRRLGTKVLVLDKNQPGREASWAAGGMLADSECEPSLHPLAAASARMYPEFVQLLEDESRLKIDLRSEGTIVFPNNVPARCNASVVTSEQLRELEPELALAGPALLLHERTVDPRTLVAAMILAARHVGVDVAAGAEVTKIELEHGHVVEVRTRKTTYGCGKVVNCAGAWAGQIGPVAIPTRPVKGHMLELAADLHGHEHSSSSATHPPSLPVSHVIRAGETYIIPRSDGRIVVGSTLEEMGFDKRVDPEIIRGLHDSAARLVPKLSECRMLESWTGLRPGTPDRLPILGQTDVEGYYISTGHYRDGILLAPITALVVSQLLCGANPDFDLSPFSPGRFST, from the coding sequence GTGAAAGCCTGGGATGTCATCGTGGTCGGTGGGGGCGTAATCGGCTTGGCCACCTCCCTCTCGCTGCGCCGGCTGGGCACGAAGGTCCTGGTGCTCGACAAGAACCAGCCCGGCCGCGAAGCTTCCTGGGCAGCCGGCGGAATGCTAGCCGACTCGGAATGTGAGCCTTCTCTCCATCCCTTGGCAGCTGCCAGCGCGCGAATGTATCCCGAATTTGTGCAACTCCTCGAAGATGAATCGCGCCTGAAAATCGATCTGCGGAGTGAGGGCACCATCGTTTTTCCAAACAACGTACCAGCGCGGTGCAACGCCTCGGTGGTAACTTCAGAACAGCTGCGAGAGTTGGAGCCAGAACTGGCGCTGGCTGGGCCGGCGTTGCTGCTGCACGAACGCACGGTGGATCCGCGCACCCTGGTAGCTGCCATGATCCTGGCAGCCAGGCACGTGGGCGTCGATGTGGCTGCCGGCGCTGAAGTCACAAAAATCGAGCTCGAGCATGGACACGTCGTTGAAGTGCGAACACGAAAAACCACCTATGGATGCGGCAAGGTAGTGAATTGCGCGGGAGCGTGGGCGGGCCAGATAGGTCCCGTGGCCATTCCGACGCGTCCGGTGAAAGGCCACATGCTGGAGCTTGCCGCCGATCTGCACGGGCATGAGCATTCCAGCTCAAGCGCAACTCATCCGCCATCTCTACCCGTTAGCCACGTGATTCGCGCCGGCGAAACTTATATCATTCCGCGCAGTGATGGCAGGATCGTGGTCGGGTCCACTCTGGAAGAAATGGGATTCGATAAGCGTGTGGATCCTGAGATCATCCGCGGGCTCCATGACTCTGCCGCGCGTTTGGTCCCAAAGCTGAGCGAGTGCCGGATGCTGGAAAGCTGGACGGGTTTGCGTCCTGGAACTCCCGACCGTCTCCCTATCCTCGGTCAAACGGATGTGGAAGGTTACTACATCAGCACAGGCCATTATCGCGATGGCATTCTCCTGGCGCCGATCACTGCCCTTGTCGTCTCACAACTGCTGTGCGGAGCGAATCCTGATTTCGACCTGAGTCCGTTTTCTCCCGGGCGTTTTTCCACTTGA
- a CDS encoding ATP-binding cassette domain-containing protein has product MPGAAAQTASAPSAPESAPQTIIFQNVSIAFDQNQVLTDISFELTRAETKMLLGVLGSGKSTILKLALGLIKPDRGDIWVLSQHVNQMKEEELFQLRRRIGMVFQESALFDSMTVRENVAYPLTEEHVAPEEIEARVREALRFVELEHTLDLFPAELSGGMRRRVAIARAIITKPEVLLYDSPTAGLDPVTSTTIIELLVKQRDVYHTSALMATHRLADTLTMATHYFDEKANKMLPIPDGSTIEARSTFLVLRDSKIIFDGDIRQLASSTDEYLREYIS; this is encoded by the coding sequence ATGCCTGGTGCCGCCGCCCAAACTGCATCCGCGCCTTCTGCACCCGAGAGTGCGCCGCAGACCATCATCTTCCAGAATGTTTCCATTGCATTTGACCAGAATCAGGTCCTTACGGATATCTCCTTTGAACTCACCCGTGCCGAGACCAAGATGCTTCTTGGTGTCCTCGGCTCCGGCAAGAGCACAATTCTCAAGCTTGCCCTTGGATTAATTAAGCCTGACCGCGGCGACATCTGGGTGCTCAGCCAGCACGTCAACCAAATGAAAGAAGAAGAACTCTTTCAACTCCGGCGCCGTATCGGGATGGTCTTCCAGGAGAGCGCTCTGTTTGACTCGATGACCGTTCGCGAAAACGTGGCCTACCCGCTGACCGAGGAACACGTCGCTCCGGAGGAGATCGAAGCCCGGGTGCGAGAGGCCCTGCGCTTCGTGGAACTCGAACACACGCTTGACCTCTTCCCGGCGGAGCTTTCCGGCGGGATGCGACGCCGCGTGGCCATTGCCCGCGCCATCATCACCAAGCCGGAAGTCCTGCTTTACGACTCGCCTACCGCGGGGCTGGATCCGGTTACCTCCACCACCATCATCGAACTGCTGGTGAAGCAGCGCGACGTTTACCACACCAGCGCGCTCATGGCGACACATCGGCTGGCCGACACCTTGACCATGGCCACCCACTACTTCGATGAGAAGGCCAACAAGATGCTGCCTATCCCCGATGGCAGCACGATCGAGGCCCGGAGCACCTTCCTCGTCCTGCGCGACAGCAAGATCATCTTCGACGGCGATATCCGCCAACTCGCCAGTTCCACCGACGAATACCTGCGCGAATACATCTCCTGA